In Janthinobacterium rivuli, a single genomic region encodes these proteins:
- a CDS encoding CBS domain-containing protein — protein MRIGDICTLHTIHCQRDTSVQDAALLMRQHHVGDLIVAEQPNGERVPIGILTDRDIVISVIALGLDPASLLVGDIMSAQLLTASEDEDVYDIIERMRVNGIRRLPVVNSLGALSGVVSIDDLLAFLAQEMAELARISSGQLVHEKRTRK, from the coding sequence ATGCGCATCGGCGACATCTGTACCCTGCACACCATCCATTGCCAGCGTGACACCAGCGTGCAAGACGCGGCGCTGCTGATGCGCCAGCACCACGTGGGCGACCTGATCGTGGCCGAGCAGCCGAACGGCGAGCGCGTCCCCATCGGCATCCTCACCGACCGCGACATCGTCATTTCCGTCATCGCCCTGGGCCTCGACCCCGCCAGCCTGCTGGTGGGCGACATCATGAGCGCGCAGCTGCTCACGGCCAGCGAAGACGAAGACGTCTACGACATCATCGAACGCATGCGCGTCAACGGCATCCGGCGCCTGCCCGTGGTCAACAGCCTGGGTGCGCTTTCCGGCGTCGTCAGCATCGACGACCTGCTGGCCTTCCTGGCCCAGGAGATGGCCGAGCTGGCGCGTATCAGCAGCGGCCAGCTGGTGCATGAAAAGCGCACCAGAAAGTAA
- a CDS encoding AraC family transcriptional regulator: MHTLAKALWYIESHYAQNISLGDIAHVGGASPCHLTRAFGLATGHSVMRYVRARRLSEAARALAQGAQDILAVALQAGYSSHEAFTRAFRDQFQITPEKVRAQRHVANLALVDAIKMDVAPGVALEAPRFEQGPALLLAGLVERYRAETAAGIPALWQRFLPHAAPGQLVYGVCCNNDEAGNFDYLCAMPVSDFSQAPEGWMRLRIAPRRYAVFHHRGHISTIRATWHTVWNEWLPQSGLEVADAPDFERYDQQFDPASGIGGVEIWLPLKA, from the coding sequence ATGCACACTCTGGCCAAGGCACTCTGGTATATCGAATCGCATTATGCGCAAAATATTTCGCTCGGCGACATCGCCCACGTGGGCGGCGCCTCGCCGTGCCACCTGACGCGCGCGTTTGGCCTGGCCACGGGCCACTCCGTGATGCGCTATGTGCGGGCGCGCCGGCTCAGCGAGGCGGCCCGCGCGCTGGCGCAGGGCGCGCAAGACATCCTCGCCGTCGCCCTGCAGGCCGGCTACAGTTCCCATGAGGCATTTACACGGGCCTTCCGCGACCAGTTCCAGATCACGCCGGAAAAGGTGCGGGCCCAGCGCCACGTTGCCAACCTCGCGCTGGTGGACGCCATCAAAATGGATGTGGCGCCTGGCGTGGCCCTGGAAGCGCCGCGTTTCGAGCAGGGTCCCGCCTTGCTGCTGGCCGGCCTCGTCGAACGTTATCGCGCCGAAACGGCTGCCGGCATCCCCGCCCTGTGGCAGCGCTTTCTGCCCCATGCGGCGCCCGGCCAGCTGGTGTATGGCGTGTGCTGCAACAATGACGAGGCGGGCAATTTCGATTACCTGTGCGCCATGCCGGTGAGCGACTTTTCCCAGGCCCCCGAGGGCTGGATGCGGCTGCGCATCGCGCCGCGGCGCTATGCCGTGTTTCATCACCGCGGCCACATTTCCACCATCCGCGCCACCTGGCATACGGTGTGGAACGAGTGGTTGCCCCAGTCCGGCCTGGAAGTGGCCGACGCGCCCGATTTTGAACGTTACGACCAGCAGTTCGACCCCGCCAGCGGCATCGGCGGCGTGGAAATCTGGCTCCCCTTGAAAGCATGA